DNA sequence from the Aphelocoma coerulescens isolate FSJ_1873_10779 chromosome 27, UR_Acoe_1.0, whole genome shotgun sequence genome:
GCAGAGTCCAGTTCAACACTGATTTGACCAGCTACTTGCCCTCTCAGGGCACTCAGCTCCTGTGGGGAGTGGCAGAGGAGACAAAAGAGGGTACAACTGTAAACTGAAAACATTATGAACCTTCTGTTCTTTCTTCAAGGGCTAAGGCTGACTGACACCCTGAGATACTGGCAGGAGGGATCTCAGTCTACATAAAAATCTTTTCCTCACTGTTGCGGAGCCCAGGGCAATCCTGAGGGACTCCACATCTCCACAGGCTGTTTCTCTAGTGCCATTTTCAAACATATTTCTTGGGATTTACCTCCTCATGGTTTTTCTTTAGGTAGGCCAGTTCCTCCTTTAATCCTTCAATCTGCAGCTCCAGGTCAGCTCTGGACAGGGTCAGCTCATCCAGGACCCGGCGCAGGCCATTGATGTCGGCCTCCACGCTCATGCGAAGACCTTGCTCAGTTTCAAACCTTAAAAAAGCAAAACGAACCTATTCAGGTTCACTGATTAACCAGCTCACAAGAAACACAGTATGAATGTATCTGGGTTTGTAGGATTTATGGTGTAGCAAATGTTATCAAGCATTAAACCTTTCTCCACATATTTCACATTATGCAAAATTTTCAGTGGTGCAGATGGTGCTCTTAGCAAAGACATGAAGGGTTGAACTGCATGGACAGGATCAAACCAATGTTCATACAGGGGTGTTAGGggcattccattcctgtttcacTGCCCTTTGGTTCAACAAGGATTTTTGCCTACTCATGAGATCTCTTCCCTCTCTGAAATTACTCACTTGGTTTTGAAGTcatctgcagccagcctggcatTGTCAATCTGCAGCACAATCCTGGCGTTATCGATGGTGGCATCAAGGATCTGCAAACAATGAGAGCTCATTACTGAGGCTGAAACAACTGTTATCagcttccctgctctgcagatAAGAGTGAAGAGTCTATTTCATCTGTAGCTACAGCAAACAGAAGTGTAGGGAAGGATCAGTGATCTACAGCAAACATGTCACATACTTCTGCCAGGATTGTGTTTTGGGCATATCCTTGTGTCTGGTGTATGGTGGCTTTAGGTAGAAGTTCCACAGTgagacaaagaaacaaaactagGTGCTGGCTGAGAGGGAGAGGACTTTGAGATACCATCTTTGatcacatttttatttcctagAATACCCAGGATTGTGTTTATTCATTCTTTTAATGCATCATGAAAGCCTCCGAAGGAAATTTTATTTAGAAGGAATCTCTGTTCAGTTTTACCTGGAAAGCATGCCTGCCACTATGCCTGCCACTTCTAAAACTCAAAAGGTCACCCACAAAACCAGCTGGAACAACATTTTCCCTCCCCTAACTAAAGAGAGTgaaagaaaggagggaaaaaatattaaaaggagaaaatccCATTGCCAGTTCTGCTGTCAGCAGAGCTCAGATTTTAAATCGGGAGCAAATGTGGGTGGGTTGCAGCAAGGAGAAGCAACCTGCGTGGGAGCGGTCATGAACTCCAGGCTGAACTCGGAAAACTAAACCTcgagttttctttcatttatttacaTAGTTAATCAGCTACGTGTTATGCAGGGTGTGTATCACCTCAGCAATCTGTTATCAGGTACCCATGGGCTCTTGGGGCAAATCCTGCATTTATATATGGGATTGATTACTTCATGTCTgctgttccctttttttcctatgCCAAATGTTTCAGTTCACTTGATTCCAAGGTTAAGTATGGgaaatgtaaaaaaagaaattattcttaacccatttttattttcattgttaaAGCAATGAACCAGTGTCCGGGCCTCTGAGGGTTTTCAATCTCTATGGCAGGTGAGAGGTTGCAGAGACAGGCAGGTTGCGGTCACTGCTTGGCTCTCATTATATATTAGTTTATATATGGTCATATATACATTAACTGGTCATATGTGTATGCGTGTGTATAAACATATGCTTTGTTAAAGGCAAACATTATCAGAGTTCAGTACTCAGGCATCCCACACTGACTGGTTTGTACCTTTTCTTGGCTAGCATTTAAAAAAGTAGATAATTCAATATTGATATTGACTTTATCCCCCCCACCCATTCCTTGCATGTacatctccctctccttctcatGACCTGCAGTGCTTTCTAGGGGTTCCCTAAGGAACTTTTTGGGTTTTCATACTTCCTTTGTAAGTGGAAATCTAAGACGATTGTTGATAAATATTAACACCTACCTTGTCTCGAAGGTCCTCAATTGTCTTGAAATAAGGACTGTAGTCCCGAGTTGGGCTTGGTCCTTGTTTTTGGTACCAGTTTCGGATTTTGGTTTCAAGGTCAGAGTTTGCCTCTTCCAGCGCACGCACTTTCTCCAGGTAGGAGGCCAGGCGATCGTTCAGGCTTTGCATGGTTGCCTTTTCGTTTCCCGAGAGGAGGCCATCGCCGCCCAGGCCACCCCCATAGCtaaagctgctgctgaagctgcCTCCACCATAGCCCCCCCCCAGGCCGCTTCCTAGGCCAGAGGAGACAAACCTGGCAGAGGACACGGACACACCTCTGCCACCAGATCCCCCGTGGATGCTGGGGGCCCTGAAGCTGCCACCGAACCGGAGGGAGGAGGCGCCGGGCCCCCCCGCCACGGAGGAGCTGGTTTGCCTGAAGCTGTAACTGGCCATGGGGAGGAAGAGCAAGGACCCAAACTAAGCTGCACCTCAGCGGCTCGAGATCCCGAGGCAGGAGAGTGCCCTGCTCTCCCACCCCACCGCTTTTATGCCGGTGACAATGGGAGTTGTCTCCAGAATGTGTTATCTGAGACCCATGGAATTTATCAGCCCTAAGCCTTCTGCCAACACGGCGGTTCCCCTTATTGGTCAGTGGCTATGGAGTGGGCTGATTCCTTCCCCAGTCCCTCCACACGCGGGACGCGATCCCCTCCCCCGGACCGCTGCCGCTTGAAGCAGAAGGTGGGATTTGGAGGAGGCGTCTCCCTACAGAGGGGAGCGTTCCTAAGCCTGGTTAGAGTTTACCTACATGGGAACAAAGGGGCTGGGAGCGCACCCACTACGGCCAACAACGCGGCCAGAGCGGAGTCACACAAAGACTTGTTTTAATAGTGATTCAGCCTGATAACAGAGCTTGTAAGGAGCCCAAATGGTGAACAGTGTGTGTGGACCTTCACAAAACACATTCCAACTCCTCTGTTTCCCTCATTCCCCTTGCAAAAATGTCTTCTTTCAGAAATGAAGTTATCACTCTTCCTGCCTTTGCTCTCAGTTCCGTTTGGGCTAATAGAGAACGTGCTGCGTCTGAGTCTGGTTTTCTACAGACACAAGaatctttctgaagcagccgTGGCTGCCGTCTGTAGcggagagcagcagcaacatCCCTAAGTACCTGGGGAGTGAGCAGAAACAAGTGTCTGATTACACATTGAGTCGTTTGATTGCTACTGAAGGAgagaagcaaagagaagaaacagAATCACTTAGTTTTGTCTTTGAGAGTAATGAAAATGTCCTCTGTTACCCAAGATGGATTTTCAAAAGCTTTTGTTACTGTGCGCTCCTGCCTGAGCATCCCTAACACACAAAGGGATACTCAGAGCTTTCCTtccattctctttctttctcgTTCCCTCCAAACTTCTGCAACTCCCCAGAAGTGTTTCGGAGAAAGAGAAAGTTCTGGCCTGGCAGCACTTGCAGCTCTTGGGAGCAGCCAGGCCTTTCTATACCGGTGAAAAATGCTCCAGGTGTTTCAGGCCACACAATAGAGCTGCACTCCCTGTGTACAGGGGTGTCAAACTGCGGGGCAAATTCAGGGAGGGAAAGAGCAAACAGCAAATGGGAGGCCAGCCAAGGCACCTGTATCACCAGGTAATGAGGAGGCCGTATCAGAAGGAGGAATTCTGCAGTGCCTCAGGTGCAGAATATATCACTGGGTACACACAGGATATGTACCACACTTCAGCTCTTTCCTCTCTTTACAGACTGCTGCCTTCCACAACTCCATCCTGCACTGCAACGCTGTGCAGCCTTTCCTCGCAGGCCCAGGGACACTCCTGCTGCCAGAGACACGCCGCTTGTTCCTCCAGGAGACCTGAATGTCCTGTTCAACCCTGGGTGGGACAAACCTGCCCAGCCAGTAACTGCTCCAAGGGCTGCGAACAGCTGAAATAGTGGTGTCAGGAGGTTACTGAGAGAAAACAATTGGAGAACAGTTACATTTTTGTTAAATATTGAAGTCCATAGTTAGAGCGTAAAGAGCATTGGTCCATGCACCTTTCTTCACTGAACAGAAAAGCAAGAAGCTGACTGGAGAATAAGTACCAGTGTGGTCTTTTTGAGATCAATCTCCTGCTGAAGGAGAGAGGAACATCTGTCCCTCCAGGTACTCCTTCAGCATTCCCTGGACTCCCATATCAGAACCTCAATGCAGTGTATTTTTGggttttgcaaaataaaatgcacATCTGTGATGCTGCATAATATTTTATGATTCAGGTCATGAAAATTGGGATCTGGAAGGCTTCTGGATGCCCTCTGCAGCCTCTTTAGTAAAAGCAGCAATCACCATATACTGAACTGTCAGAATATTGCTCAGGTACTGCAGGCAGGTTGGGTTTGCATGTGCTTACAGGGAAGAATCTCCCAAAGAATGAACTGCAATTCTTAGTGTCAGTTTGCAAGTACAGCTGGAAGTGTCAGAAGAAAGGCTTGGGACACACTGTCAGATGGATTAATCTCATTTATAACACCGAATACATCATAAGCTTCTAGTACCAAATCAATCCCTCACACAGCATTTTTGCTAAAACTTAATTCTAAGTCTTTTAACTTTCCATCTCTGTTTTACCTCAATGGCTGcatgtgtttgtttttgtaGGGACTCCCTTAAGCTGAGAACGTGTACTTAAATGCTTGGAAAAGCCTTTAATATGGCAAGTTGAAGAAGGTGCTATTAGCGTTCAGCATAGGTCTCTTTTTCTCCCAGTACAATAAACCTAATTTATGGCAGGGTCAGCTTTTCCCCAATAAGGAATGGTCAGCACAGGGAATTTCCTTTATCTTCGCCTTATCAGAGGGGAAGGGAGACACATTTTTTCAAGTGAAGTCATCCAGTCACGCCCAAGCTCCTGTCTGAGACCTGGTTCTGCTTTAACTTTATCTTCTCTGCCTTGCCAGTCACTGCTGCTTTAAAACTTTCATACTGTTTCAGGGTAGTTTTATTAATTGTCCTGTAAACCGTTTTTTCTTGCCCTTGATGACATTGGCATATCCTCCTCTCTTTTCACATCCTGCTGAATTTGTGTCCAAGGATAGCTAATGCAATTACACTTAAATGAACTTGCTGAACATTTTAACCAATTTTGTTAGTGCCTGCAGTCCCATGGATGCATCTATGAATGAATGAGCAAAGCCAATTTATTGTTCTGGATTTACCTTTTAAATTGTTAACTGTTTGTTCCTTCTGGTAATTCTTCCTTTCTGCCTTTGCTTCCATCAGTGAAAATGTGCTGCTTTTTCATGTGCACATTTTTAGTCTCCATCTCTTCTCTTGCTCATCTGAACTTTGTCCACCCTCCCAACTGATCATGTCACAGGCCCTCTTATGATCACAGCTTAGGatgtttttctccccttttaaaGATCAGAGGCATGAAACATTTGCAGCTCTTTAATTCCAGCAcaaaattttctattttttgtttaaacttATTTGTGGGAAGAACCAGTGACCACAAGCTCTGATCTGCA
Encoded proteins:
- the LOC138099307 gene encoding keratin, type I cytoskeletal 19, yielding MASYSFRQTSSSVAGGPGASSLRFGGSFRAPSIHGGSGGRGVSVSSARFVSSGLGSGLGGGYGGGSFSSSFSYGGGLGGDGLLSGNEKATMQSLNDRLASYLEKVRALEEANSDLETKIRNWYQKQGPSPTRDYSPYFKTIEDLRDKILDATIDNARIVLQIDNARLAADDFKTKFETEQGLRMSVEADINGLRRVLDELTLSRADLELQIEGLKEELAYLKKNHEEELSALRGQVAGQISVELDSAPGIDLSKILADMRDQYEHMAEKNRKDAEAWFHSKTEELNREVAVNTEQLQSSKSEVTDLRRTLQGLEIELQSQLSMKAALEGTLADTEARYGAQLAQIQGLVGSIEAQLAELRADMERQNTEYKILMDIKTRLEQEIATYRQLLEGQESQMFGSLSGTADKRDKLGDGKQH